In a genomic window of Rhododendron vialii isolate Sample 1 chromosome 12a, ASM3025357v1:
- the LOC131310432 gene encoding uncharacterized protein LOC131310432 yields MAETAPKRQREETHGFPEENADPKRQKSYDQILSLLEEEQEQEPNQDFSSILKTLQRELDDDPFSVPGSETDPNGNNPTWMGGEEKDEAERFMRHLLEASDDELGIPHRVDGGDGEGMKGEDEISFCDGLWDLEDEAANYYSLMQSELYVDFWE; encoded by the coding sequence ATGGCAGAAACAGCACCCAAACGCCAAAGAGAAGAAACCCATGGTTTCCCTGAAGAAAACGCAGACCCAAAACGCCAAAAATCCTACGAccaaatactctctctcctcgaagaagaacaagaacaagaacccAACCAAGATTTCTCCTCCATTCTCAAAACCCTCCAACGAGAACTCGACGACGACCCGTTTTCCGTACCCGGGTCCGAGACCGACCCGAACGGGAACAACCCGACCTGGATGGGAGGGGAGGAGAAAGACGAGGCGGAGAGGTTCATGAGACACTTACTGGAAGCGTCCGATGATGAGCTAGGGATACCCCACAGAGTGGACGGTGGTGATGGTGAGGGGATGAAGGGTGAAGATGAGATCTCGTTTTGTGATGGGCTTTGGGATTTGGAAGATGAGGCAGCGAATTATTATTCGTTGATGCAGTCTGAACTTTATGTAGATTTTTGGGAATAA
- the LOC131310431 gene encoding small ribosomal subunit protein uS4y-like, giving the protein MVHVNYYRNYGKTFKKPRRPYEKERLDAELKLVGEYGLRCKRELWRVQYALSRIRNAARMLLTLDEKNSRRIFEGEALLRRMNRYGLLDESQNKLDYVLALTVENFLERRLQTLVFKTGMAKSIHHARVLIRQRHIRVGRQVVNVPSFMVRLDSQKHIDFSLTSPLGGGRPGRVKRKNMKAAAKKAAGGDGDEEDEE; this is encoded by the exons ATGGTGCACGTCAACTACTATCGCAACT ATGGGAAGACTTTTAAGAAACCTCGTCGCCCCTATGAGAAGGAGCGATTAGATGCTGAGCTGAAGCTAGTGGGAGAGTATGGGCTCCGCTGCAAGAGGGAGCTGTGGAGGGTTCAATATGCTTTGAGCCGCATCCGTAATGCTGCAAGAATGCTTCTTACCCTTGATGAGAAGAATTCCCGCAGAATTTTCGAGGGTGAAGCCCTTTTGAGGAGGATGAACAGGTATGGTCTGCTTGATGAGAGCCAGAACAAGCTTGATTATGTGTTGGCCCTCACTGTGGAGAACTTCCTCGAGCGTCGCCTCCAGACTCTTGTTTTCAAGACAGGTATGGCGAAGTCAATTCACCATGCCAGAGTGCTAATCAGGCAGAGGCATATCAG GGTTGGGAGGCAGGTGGTCAATGTTCCCTCCTTCATGGTGAGGCTGGATTCCCAGAAGCACATTGATTTCTCGTTGACAAGTCCTCTTGGTGGTGGACGTCCAGGTAGAGTCAAGCGAAAGAACATGAAGGCTGCTGCTAAGAAGGCTGCTGGTGGTGACGGAGATGAAGAAGACGAAGAGTGA